In a single window of the Elaeis guineensis isolate ETL-2024a chromosome 8, EG11, whole genome shotgun sequence genome:
- the LOC105050645 gene encoding phosphatidylinositol/phosphatidylcholine transfer protein SFH2 yields MKEEQLDTPSRRRTETSRQPWPFLTVPFLPLLFRSPLTLTLALVADLSLVSPPDRRMGMASQDAIKQLAALMDQLDEPLKITFQNVHQGYTNETLVRFLKAREGNVNKAHKMLVDCLNWRIQNEIDNILFKPITPTELYRAVRDSQLIGLSGYSKEGQPVFAIGVGLSTLDKASVHYYVQSHIQINEYRDRVVLPAATKKYGGHIGTCLKVLDMTGLKLSALSQIKLLTIISTIDDLNYPEKTETYYIVNAPCIFSACWKVVKPLLQERTRRKVRVLHGCGRDELLKVMDYASLPHFCRREGSGSSRYSSAEADDCFSLDHPFHQQLYNYIKQRALNQEFIVPIKQGSFHVDVPEPDSEGTKIVKTLESELHKFGDRNGLAHSMKDLKIDGA; encoded by the exons ATGAAAGAGGAGCAGCTGGACACTCCGAGTAGGAGAAGGACGGAGACCTCTCGGCAGCCCTGGCCTTTCCTGACCGTCCCCTTCTTACCCCTACTCTTCCGCTCGCCGCTAACCCTAACTCTAGCGTTGGTGGCGGATTTATCTCTCGTTTCCCCTCCGGATCGGAGAATGGGGATGGCTTCCCAGGACGCGATCAAGCAGCTCGCCGCGCTCATGGACCAAC TGGACGAGCCGTTGAAGATCACATTTCAG AATGTGCACCAGGGATATACAAATGAAACCTTGGTACGCTTTCTCAAGGCGAGAGAGGGGAATGTCAATAAAGCTCATAAAATG CTGGTGGATTGTTTGAATTGGAGGATTCAAAATGAGATTGACAACATTTTGTTT AAACCTATAACTCCAACAGAGTTGTATAGAGCAGTACGTGATTCACAGCTCATAGGATTGTCTGGATACTCAAAGGAG GGCCAGCCAGTCTTTGCAATCGGTGTTGGACTCAGCACACTTGATAAAGCATCT GTCCACTACTATGTGCAGTCACACATTCAAATTAACGAGTACCGGGATCGTGTAGTTTTG CCTGCTGCAACAAAGAAGTATGGGGGGCATATTGGCACATGCCTGAAAGTCTTGGATATGACTGGCCTCAAGCTTTCGGCATTGAGCCAAATAAAG TTATTAACCATCATATCTACTATTGATGACCTAAACTATCCAGAGAAGACAGAGACGTACTATATAGTCAATGCTCCATGTATATTTTCGGCATGTTGGAAG GTTGTGAAGCCTCTTTTGCAAGAAAGGACAAGAAGGAAAGTGCGAGTACTGCACGGTTGCGGCAGAGATGAGCTATTGAAG GTAATGGACTATGCGTCCCTTCCCCATTTCTGTAGAAGAGAAGGATCTGGTTCATCTCGGTATTCTTCTGCTGAGGCTGATGACTGCTTCTCCTTGGACCATCCGTTTCACCAACAGCTTTACAACTACATCAAGCAGCGAGCCCTAAACCAGGAATTCATTGTTCCCATCAAACAGGGGTCCTTCCATGTAGACGTGCCTGAACCAGACTCTGAGGGAACAAAGATTGTTAAAACTTTAGAGTCTGAGCTCCACAAATTCGGTGACCGAAATGGACTTGCTCACTCAATGAAGGACCTTAAAATTGACGGTGCATGA